One Saprospiraceae bacterium DNA window includes the following coding sequences:
- a CDS encoding Crp/Fnr family transcriptional regulator — MAPRIFAAMFQRLTDYIRARVEADDASLNFVLSHFKPAKAKRGELLLNFGDVCRYCYFTNKGAIQIFYLDKNGDEATRDFVFEGTWVTELSSFIHQKPAKESFKALEPLELLAISRDNFFKLVEAVPQFAHIYQKNLELSYTRSVERIGSFVSMDAEQRVRWLYESQPHLLTRLSNKAVASYLGISPETLSRMKARL; from the coding sequence GTGGCGCCACGTATTTTTGCTGCCATGTTCCAACGCCTCACCGACTATATCCGCGCCCGTGTGGAAGCCGACGACGCATCGTTGAACTTCGTGCTTTCGCATTTTAAGCCCGCGAAAGCCAAGCGCGGCGAACTCTTGCTTAATTTCGGCGACGTGTGCCGCTACTGCTATTTCACGAACAAAGGCGCGATTCAGATTTTTTATTTGGACAAAAACGGCGATGAAGCCACAAGGGATTTTGTGTTTGAAGGCACATGGGTCACGGAATTGAGCAGTTTTATCCATCAAAAACCCGCCAAAGAAAGTTTCAAGGCGCTCGAGCCCTTGGAGTTGCTCGCCATCAGCCGCGACAATTTTTTCAAACTCGTGGAGGCCGTGCCACAGTTTGCGCATATTTATCAGAAGAATTTGGAACTCTCTTACACCCGCTCGGTGGAGCGCATCGGCAGTTTTGTGAGCATGGACGCGGAGCAGCGCGTCCGGTGGCTCTACGAAAGCCAGCCCCATCTGCTCACCCGCCTTTCCAACAAAGCCGTCGCGTCGTATCTCGGCATTTCGCCGGAGACGCTGAGCCGGATGAAGGCGCGATTGTGA
- a CDS encoding SRPBCC domain-containing protein, with amino-acid sequence MLTTISAKITFSNVEPSVLYNLYMNAEQHAATTGAPAEIREETGAVFSLYGGYCFGKNLHLEPNSLIVQTWKPANWPESQNTVLTLRFEAEGGDTHVYLSQANLPSEEAASIEKGWSEWYWDKWRAYLASH; translated from the coding sequence ATGCTCACCACTATTTCTGCAAAAATCACCTTCTCCAACGTGGAGCCTTCGGTGCTCTACAATCTCTACATGAACGCCGAACAACACGCTGCCACCACTGGCGCGCCTGCCGAAATCCGGGAGGAAACTGGCGCGGTGTTTAGCCTCTACGGCGGCTATTGTTTTGGAAAAAACCTGCATCTTGAGCCTAACAGCCTCATCGTGCAAACATGGAAACCCGCCAACTGGCCGGAGTCGCAAAACACCGTTCTGACGCTTCGATTTGAAGCCGAAGGCGGCGACACGCACGTTTATCTCAGTCAGGCCAATCTGCCGTCAGAAGAAGCAGCCTCCATAGAAAAAGGCTGGAGCGAATGGTACTGGGACAAATGGCGGGCGTACTTGGCGAGTCATTGA
- a CDS encoding helix-turn-helix domain-containing protein yields MHYEYKEPAVGGQFLMAVEHPSFERYFFRERDQKLLAIVWNRGLAQTITVDESAYHFPENAFLSLNVSHSFRIERPTDAVVWQFNREFYCIVDHDQEVSCAGLLFYGWRGVEPIFPAEADTRQFNLLTQVFREEFETQDNIQGEMLRVLLKRLIIKLTRLAKKQFLNDAVNEPELDLARQFNMLVENNYKNLHQVQDYARLMFKSPKTLSNLFARYGQKSPLQIISERILLEGKRQLMYTNRPNSEIAFDLGFEEPAHFSRFFKKMAGQSPSDFKKQLKA; encoded by the coding sequence ATGCATTACGAGTACAAAGAGCCAGCCGTTGGCGGGCAATTTTTGATGGCGGTGGAGCATCCCTCGTTCGAGCGGTATTTTTTTCGCGAACGCGACCAAAAACTACTCGCCATCGTGTGGAACCGGGGCTTGGCGCAGACCATTACGGTGGACGAATCAGCGTATCATTTTCCCGAAAACGCTTTTTTGAGTCTCAATGTGAGCCACTCGTTCCGAATCGAACGCCCGACAGACGCGGTGGTGTGGCAGTTCAACCGCGAGTTTTATTGTATCGTCGACCACGACCAAGAGGTGTCGTGCGCGGGGCTGTTGTTCTACGGCTGGCGCGGTGTGGAGCCGATTTTCCCCGCCGAGGCCGACACGCGGCAGTTCAACTTGTTGACGCAGGTTTTTCGGGAAGAGTTTGAGACACAAGACAATATTCAGGGCGAAATGCTGCGCGTTTTGCTCAAACGCCTCATCATCAAACTCACTCGTTTAGCAAAAAAACAGTTTCTCAACGACGCCGTCAACGAACCTGAATTGGACCTGGCGCGGCAGTTCAATATGCTTGTGGAAAACAACTATAAAAACCTCCACCAAGTGCAGGACTACGCTCGGCTGATGTTCAAATCGCCGAAAACGCTCAGCAACCTCTTTGCCCGCTACGGCCAAAAAAGCCCGCTGCAAATCATCTCCGAACGCATTTTACTGGAAGGCAAACGCCAGTTGATGTACACCAACCGGCCCAACAGCGAAATTGCATTCGACCTCGGCTTTGAAGAACCTGCGCATTTCAGCCGTTTTTTCAAAAAAATGGCGGGCCAAAGTCCCTCGGATTTTAAGAAACAGTTGAAAGCGTGA
- a CDS encoding YHS domain-containing protein: MKYTLLLAIVLFFIVGVFAQTETKSVHATKAGAIKGYDPVAYFTQNKPLKGAVDITFEWNDATWHFASAENRDLFHQNPEKYAPQYGGWCAYGWAQGYPAKTEPQAWSIVDGKLYLNYNLSVRADWNKKRAEYIQTADKNWANAVKK, from the coding sequence ATGAAATATACACTTTTGCTTGCCATAGTTCTCTTTTTTATAGTTGGCGTTTTTGCCCAAACCGAAACCAAATCTGTGCACGCCACCAAAGCCGGGGCTATCAAAGGCTACGACCCGGTGGCCTATTTCACCCAAAACAAACCTTTAAAAGGCGCGGTGGACATCACATTCGAGTGGAACGACGCGACTTGGCATTTTGCTTCCGCTGAAAACCGCGACTTGTTCCATCAAAACCCTGAAAAATACGCCCCACAATATGGCGGCTGGTGCGCTTACGGCTGGGCACAGGGTTATCCTGCTAAAACAGAACCCCAGGCGTGGAGCATCGTGGACGGCAAACTCTACCTCAACTACAACCTTTCGGTGCGAGCGGACTGGAACAAAAAACGGGCGGAATACATCCAGACCGCCGACAAAAACTGGGCGAACGCCGTCAAGAAATAA
- a CDS encoding carboxymuconolactone decarboxylase family protein → MTQFTVPTRDQVSENNQTLFDNLQKGLGFVPNLYAYFSKSDTALGDYLALQNRKSTLRAKEREVINLVVSQVNNCRYCQSAHTVLGKMNGFTDEQILEIRSGEASFDPKLDALARFVRSLTLRRGKPEATATQALFAAGYNEANLVDIIIVVGDKIISNYIHGVTQFAIDFPVAPVLEEAYAG, encoded by the coding sequence ATGACACAGTTTACTGTCCCCACCCGCGACCAAGTTTCTGAAAACAACCAAACGCTTTTTGACAACCTGCAAAAAGGCCTCGGTTTTGTGCCGAATCTATACGCCTATTTTTCCAAAAGCGACACCGCGCTGGGCGATTATCTCGCGCTGCAAAATCGTAAAAGCACTCTCCGCGCCAAAGAACGCGAGGTCATCAACCTCGTCGTCAGTCAAGTGAACAACTGCCGCTACTGCCAATCGGCGCACACGGTGCTGGGCAAAATGAACGGCTTCACAGACGAACAAATCCTTGAAATCCGCAGCGGTGAGGCTTCTTTCGACCCGAAACTCGACGCGCTCGCCCGTTTTGTCCGTTCGCTCACCCTACGTCGCGGCAAACCCGAAGCCACCGCCACTCAAGCCTTGTTCGCCGCCGGCTACAACGAGGCCAACCTTGTGGACATCATCATTGTTGTAGGCGACAAAATTATCAGCAACTACATCCATGGTGTGACACAGTTCGCTATTGATTTCCCGGTAGCACCTGTTTTGGAAGAGGCTTACGCTGGGTAA
- a CDS encoding GNAT family N-acetyltransferase: MAGRPIGFAQIIDPVREETHYWGDVPDNLRAIDIWIGEAEDTRKGCGSDMMRSALRRCFAEPAVAAVLIDPLASNTAAHRNTNWRATSASRRIR, translated from the coding sequence TTGGCCGGGCGGCCCATCGGCTTTGCGCAAATCATTGACCCGGTGCGGGAAGAAACGCACTATTGGGGCGATGTGCCCGACAATCTGCGGGCCATTGACATTTGGATTGGCGAAGCGGAAGATACCAGGAAAGGCTGCGGTTCCGACATGATGCGGTCGGCGCTTCGGCGCTGTTTCGCCGAGCCGGCGGTGGCGGCGGTACTGATTGACCCGTTGGCCTCGAACACGGCAGCGCACCGCAATACCAACTGGCGAGCTACCTCGGCATCACGCCGGATTCGCTGA